A section of the Nitrospirota bacterium genome encodes:
- a CDS encoding carboxymuconolactone decarboxylase family protein, whose protein sequence is MAMSKLPSQYVSIKKRFRDYFDAVDNLGKSTKGMGPLDERTSQLVQLAAAAALRSEGAVHSHTKRALEAGASREEVYHALILLTSTLGFPTVSAALSWADDVLPKRKK, encoded by the coding sequence ATGGCCATGTCTAAATTACCTTCTCAGTATGTCAGTATAAAAAAGAGGTTCAGAGACTATTTCGATGCTGTTGATAATCTCGGCAAGTCCACAAAGGGAATGGGGCCGCTCGATGAGAGGACTTCTCAGCTTGTACAGCTTGCAGCCGCTGCAGCCTTAAGATCAGAAGGAGCTGTTCATTCACATACAAAAAGGGCGCTTGAGGCAGGGGCAAGCCGGGAGGAGGTATACCATGCGCTGATACTCCTGACGAGCACACTGGGATTCCCTACTGTATCTGCAGCACTTAGCTGGGCCGATGATGTATTGCCTAAACGAAAGAAATAG